A portion of the Oryzias melastigma strain HK-1 linkage group LG1, ASM292280v2, whole genome shotgun sequence genome contains these proteins:
- the enam gene encoding enamelin: MKLFVFLCLIISAFAAPVPDSDSSEVAAHANEALRLMELFRMYQRQGLANPFLPAADAPAGPAAAVAINVPVQQAAAIPAGDDSDEETEGGNPGPAVGVAPLNSDEEEEVEEVEATEVEPAVAEPAEGTAAPPAAATEPAVVDVAVDAAPVDDVVVDVPPVDVAAVDIAPEVAADAAGPAAADIPAAADVPAVGDTVAADAAENEVTGGVADPAPL, from the exons ATGaagttgtttgtatttttgtgccTGATCATCTCAGCTTTTGCCGCTCCT GTTCCAGACAGTGACAGCAGTGAG GTTGCAGCACATGCTAATGAAGCCCTCAGGCTCATGGAGCTGTTTAGGATGTACCAGCGACAG GGACTAGCAAACCCCTTTCTTCCAGCCGCTGATGCTCCT GCTGGTCCTGCAGCAGCCGTGGCT ATAAATGTACCAGTCCAGCAAGCTGCTGCCATCCCAGCAGGTGATGACTCAGACGAGGAGACTGAG GGTGGTAACCCAGGTCCTGCTGTCGGGGTGGCTCCCCTAAACTCtgacgaggaagaggaggttgAAGAAGTGGAGGCCACCGAAGTGGAGCCAGCCGTGGCTGAACCGGCAGAAGGCACGGCAGCCCCCCCAGCAGCGGCCACTGAGCCCGCCGTGGTGGATGTGGCTGTTGATGCGGCACCAGTCGATGATGTTGTTGTGGATGTGCCTCCCGTTGACGTTGCCGCTGTTGACATCGCCCCCGAGGTGGCTGCTGATGCGGCCGGTCCTGCCGCAGCTGATATCCCCGCCGCGGCTGATGTCCCGGCTGTTGGTGACACTGTGGCCGCAGACGCAGCTGAGAATGAGGTGACAGGAGGCGTTGCAGATCCTGCTCCACTGTAG
- the cnga1a gene encoding cyclic nucleotide gated channel subunit alpha 1a gives MLLVNLCFGHFFKNRNTSTQSIFFISRKKKKKKEKEEKEAKEEKEREAKEKEAKDAKEKEAKEKEAKDAKEKEAKEKEAKEKEAKEKDKNKPKEIFVINPAGNLYYNWLFFITMPVMYNWTMIVARACFEELQHDYILYWFLLDYTSDLIYLADMFFRTRTGYLEQGLMVKDKKLLRDRYTSSFQFRLDVLSMLPTDIFYFVLGLDYPEIRINKLLRIGRMMEFFTKTETKTNYPNIFRIANLIMYILIIIHWNACFYFSFSKSIGFGADEWVYPALDDPDEPEFGQPMRKYAFSLYWSTLTLTTIGETPPPALDSEFFFHVMDFLVGVLIFATIVGNIATMISNMNAAQAQFQARIDNIKHYMQARKVSKELELRVIKWFDYLWNNGKAQDEREVLRYLPDKLKAEIAIQVHMDTLKKVRIFADCEAGLLIELVLKLRPQVFSPGDYICKKGDIGREMYIIKDGKLAVVADDGVTQFVVLGSGSYFGEISILNIKGSKAGNRRTANIRSIGYSDLFCLSKDDLMESLLEYPDAKGMLEEKGRQILMKDGLIELDPANIKPEAKELEEKVDNLYTTMDLMQTKLKKILQKNKTADKALKERIKDLELLSGEEVEEDEEDEAVKKEATVEEAVEETADGTAGDDEEKKEEKGEVSEKGEEEEEKPDEAKEEKEKGEEEEEKKSEEE, from the exons aTGCTTCTTGTAAATCTATGTTTTGGTCATTTCTTCAAAAACAGGAATACTTCAActcaaagtatattttttatttccagaaaaaagaagaagaagaaggagaaggaggaaaaagaagcgaaagaagaaaaagagagggaggcaaaggaaaaagaagcaaaagacGCAAAAGAGAAGGAGGCaaaggaaaaagaagcaaaagacGCAAAAGAGAAGGAGGCaaaggaaaaagaagcaaaagagaAGGAGGCAAAGGAAAAAGACaagaacaa gCCTAAAGAAATATTTGTCATTAATCCAGCTGGGAATCTATATTACAACTGGCTGTTTTTCATCACAATGCCTGTTATGTACAACTGGACCATGATTGTTGCCAG AGCTTGCTTTGAAGAACTTCAGCACGACTATATACTCTATTGGTTTTTATTGGACTATACTTCTGACCTAATATATCTGGCTGACATGTTCTTCAGGACCAGaacag GCTACCTTGAACAAGGCTTGATGGTTAAAGATAAGAAGCTGCTCCGGGATCGTTATACGTCCAGCTTCCAGTTCCGTCTTGATGTCCTCTCCATGCTGCCGACAGATATCTTCTATTTTGTCTTGGGTCTTGATTACCCAGAGATCCGAATCAACAAGCTGCTGAGAATAGGTCGAATGATGGAGTTCTTCACAAAGACAGAGACCAAAACTAACTACCCTAACATCTTTCGCATTGCAAACCTCATCATGTACATTCTCATTATCATTCACTGGAATgcctgtttttacttttctttttctaaatccaTCGGCTTTGGTGCAGACGAGTGGGTCTATCCAGCTCTGGATGACCCGGATGAACCGGAGTTTGGGCAGCCTATGAGGAAGTATGCGTTTAGTCTTTACTGGTCCACACTAACGCTGACCACCATTGGAGAAACCCCCCCGCCAGCTCTAGATTCAGAATTCTTTTTCCATGTTATGGACTTCCTGGTCGGTGTCCTGATCTTTGCTACCATTGTGGGAAACATTGCCACCATGATCTCCAACATGAATGCCGCTCAAGCCCAATTCCAGGCCCGGATTGACAACATCAAGCACTACATGCAG gCTCGAAAAGTCAGCAAGGAGCTTGAGTTGCGAGTCATCAAGTGGTTTGATTACCTGTGGAACAACGGAAAGGCGCAAGACGAAAGAGAAGTTCTGCGGTACCTCCCGGATAAGTTGAAAGCAGAAATAGCCATCCAGGTCCACATGGACACTCTGAAAAAGGTTCGTATTTTTGCCGATTGCGAGGCAGGACTCCTCATCGAACTGGTGCTAAAACTCCGACCCCAGGTTTTCAGTCCTGGAGACTACATCTGTAAGAAGGGAGACATTGGCCGTGAGATGTACATTATCAAAGACGGAAAGCTTGCAGTCGTTGCCGATGACGGCGTCACGCAGTTTGTTGTGCTGGGCAGCGGCAGCTATTTTGGTGAAATCAGTATTCTTAATATCAAAGGCAGCAAAGCAGGCAACAGGCGGACAGCCAACATCCGCAGCATTGGATACTCGGATCTCTTCTGCCTCTCAAAAGATGACCTGATGGAGTCCTTGCTGGAATATCCAGACGCCAAAGGCATGCTGGAGGAGAAGGGAAGGCAGATCCTGATGAAAGACGGACTGATTGAACTGGATCCAGCAAACATCAAACCTGAGGCTAAAGAGCTGGAAGAAAAAGTTGACAACTTGTACACCACAATGGACCTGATGCAAACTAAGCTCAAGAagattctgcaaaaaaacaaaactgccgACAAAGCACTCAAAGAGCGCATCAAAGATCTGGAGCTCCTGAGTGGAGAGGAGGTAGAAGAAGACGAGGAGGATGAAGCTGTGAAAAAGGAAGCAACAGTGGAAGAAGCTGTGGAGGAGACAGCAGATGGAACGGCGGGAGATGATgaagagaaaaaggaagaaaagggTGAGGTGTCAGAGAAAggtgaggaagaagaagaaaagcctGATGAAGCgaaggaggaaaaagaaaaaggtgaagaggaagaagaaaagaaatcagaagaggaa